A genomic window from Micropterus dolomieu isolate WLL.071019.BEF.003 ecotype Adirondacks unplaced genomic scaffold, ASM2129224v1 contig_2136, whole genome shotgun sequence includes:
- the LOC123964394 gene encoding putative uncharacterized protein DDB_G0290521 → LTPRSTPRLTPRLTPTLTPRLTPRLTPTLTPRLTPRLTPRLTPTLTPRPTPRLTPRLTPTLTPRLTPRLTPRTTPRTTPRTTPRTTPTLTPRLTPRLTPRLTPTLTPTLTPRLTPRLTPTLTPTLTPRLTPTLTPRRAPRLTPTLTPTLTPRLTPRLTPTLTPTLTPTLTPRL, encoded by the coding sequence ACTTACTCCCAGATCGACTCCCAGACTGACTCCCAGACTGACTCCCACTCTGACTCCCAGACTGACTCCCAGACTGACTCCCACTCTGACTCCCAGACTGACTCCCAGACTGACTCCCAGACTGACTCCCACTCTGACTCCCAGACCGACTCCCAGACTGACTCCCAGACTGACTCCCACTCTGACTCCCAGACTGACTCCCAGACTGACTCCCAGAACGACTCCCAGAACGACTCCCAGAACGACTCCCAGAACGACTCCCACTCTGACTCCCAGACTGACTCCCAGACTGACTCCCAGACTGACTCCCACTCTGACTCCCACTCTGACTCCCAGACTGACTCCCAGACTGACTCCCACTCTGACTCCCACTCTGACTCCCAGACTGACTCCCACTCTGACTCCCCGCCGGGCTCCCCGACTGACTCCCACACTGACTCCCACACTGACTCCCAGACTGACTCCCAGACTGACTCCCACTCTGACTCCCACTCTGACTCCCACTCTGACTCCCAGACTG